In one window of Massilibacterium senegalense DNA:
- the yhbY gene encoding ribosome assembly RNA-binding protein YhbY, which yields MLTGKQKRYLRSMAHHLTPIFQIGKGGINDNLIKQLDDVLEARELIKISILQNCEEDKKIVAGEVAQKTNAELVQLIGMTIVLYRESVDKKQIELP from the coding sequence ATGTTAACAGGTAAACAAAAACGATATTTGCGCTCAATGGCGCATCATTTAACACCGATTTTTCAAATTGGAAAAGGTGGCATCAATGATAATTTAATCAAGCAATTAGACGATGTATTAGAAGCGAGAGAATTGATTAAAATTAGTATTTTGCAAAATTGTGAAGAAGATAAAAAAATCGTAGCAGGAGAAGTGGCGCAAAAAACAAATGCAGAACTGGTGCAACTGATTGGGATGACGATTGTCCTTTATCGAGAATCTGTCGATAAAAAACAAATAGAATTACCATAA
- the aroE gene encoding shikimate dehydrogenase: MNKLFGLIGNPVGHSLSPLMHNDAFKMLQLPYYYHAFAVEQERLKDAVAGMKALGISGFNVTIPYKVDVMNYLDKIDEEAKIIGAVNTVVLEDGHYVGYNTDGQGFYESLLELVGPTITEKKVLMIGAGGAARAIYTTLVRRGINVVDIANRSNERANELVLHCQNNNETTIYSLKEAVQHTGEYDIIINTTSVGMSPATAEMPLSLENAKEQTVVADIIYNPLKTKWLQEAEQKGAIPLNGVPMFINQGALAFEKWTYIKPDRERMKNVVLEQLGGNDYVNR; this comes from the coding sequence ATGAATAAATTATTTGGATTAATCGGTAATCCAGTGGGACATTCTTTATCCCCGCTCATGCACAACGATGCTTTTAAGATGTTGCAATTGCCTTATTATTATCATGCATTTGCTGTTGAACAAGAAAGGCTAAAAGATGCTGTTGCTGGAATGAAAGCCCTTGGTATTTCAGGATTTAATGTCACGATTCCTTATAAAGTAGACGTGATGAACTATTTAGACAAAATTGATGAAGAAGCAAAAATTATCGGTGCAGTTAATACGGTTGTTTTAGAAGATGGTCATTACGTTGGGTATAATACAGATGGACAAGGTTTTTATGAATCGTTATTGGAGTTAGTAGGACCGACGATTACAGAGAAAAAAGTATTGATGATTGGAGCAGGAGGAGCAGCAAGGGCGATTTATACAACCCTTGTACGACGTGGTATCAATGTTGTCGATATTGCGAATCGTTCCAATGAACGTGCAAATGAATTAGTCCTACATTGCCAAAATAACAATGAAACAACCATTTACTCATTAAAAGAAGCGGTGCAACATACAGGTGAGTACGATATTATCATTAATACGACATCTGTGGGTATGAGTCCTGCTACCGCCGAAATGCCATTATCATTAGAAAATGCAAAAGAACAAACAGTAGTAGCAGATATTATTTATAACCCATTAAAAACAAAATGGTTACAAGAAGCAGAACAAAAAGGGGCTATCCCATTAAATGGTGTTCCGATGTTTATTAACCAAGGAGCATTAGCATTTGAAAAATGGACGTATATTAAACCAGACCGAGAACGAATGAAAAATGTTGTGTTGGAACAACTTGGAGGAAATGATTATGTTAACAGGTAA
- the yqeH gene encoding ribosome biogenesis GTPase YqeH, protein MEEQVYCIGCGVPIQTEDKSGLGYAPKSALQRDLVICQRCFRLKHYNEVQDVQLTDKDFLNMFTTIFEDRKALIVKIVDIFDFNGSWLPQFKEYAHQHRVILIGNKVDLLPKSVNINRLRLWLKERAKEMGIDVLDVFLMSAQSGFGVKEVAAAIDQYRRGQNVYVVGCTNVGKSTFINRLIQEFDGDMEQLITTSYFPGTTLNFIDLPLDDGKTLFDTPGVVNHHQMAHYVDEADLKVITPRKEIKAQIYQLNAGQTLFFGGLARMDFIEGKRTSFVCYLSNEINIHRTKLQNADSVYEKHVGTLLFPPNEKTLQTLPPLKRVEFTIDGEKDLVFSGLGWVTVHADQIHVAAYVPKGVEVFVRPTLI, encoded by the coding sequence TTGGAAGAACAAGTATATTGTATTGGTTGTGGAGTACCAATTCAAACAGAAGATAAATCCGGGTTAGGTTATGCACCTAAGTCAGCGCTGCAACGTGATCTAGTCATTTGTCAGCGTTGTTTTCGTTTAAAACATTATAACGAAGTGCAAGACGTACAGTTAACGGATAAAGATTTTTTAAACATGTTTACGACAATTTTTGAAGATCGAAAAGCATTAATTGTAAAGATTGTGGATATTTTTGATTTTAACGGGAGCTGGTTGCCTCAATTTAAAGAATATGCCCATCAGCACCGCGTGATTTTAATTGGCAATAAAGTAGATTTATTACCGAAATCAGTTAATATAAACCGTCTTCGTTTATGGTTAAAAGAACGTGCAAAAGAAATGGGAATTGACGTATTAGATGTATTCTTAATGAGTGCACAAAGTGGCTTTGGTGTGAAAGAAGTAGCAGCAGCTATTGATCAGTATCGCCGTGGCCAAAATGTATATGTCGTAGGGTGTACGAATGTTGGAAAATCAACCTTTATTAATCGATTAATTCAAGAATTTGACGGAGATATGGAGCAATTAATTACGACTAGTTATTTCCCAGGAACTACGCTTAATTTTATCGATTTACCATTAGATGACGGGAAAACACTATTTGATACACCAGGAGTGGTTAATCATCACCAAATGGCACATTATGTTGATGAGGCGGATTTAAAAGTTATTACGCCAAGAAAAGAAATAAAAGCGCAGATTTATCAATTAAATGCTGGACAAACTCTCTTTTTTGGGGGATTAGCGAGAATGGATTTTATAGAAGGAAAACGTACTTCGTTTGTTTGTTACCTTTCAAATGAAATAAACATTCATCGGACAAAGTTACAAAATGCTGATTCTGTATACGAAAAACATGTCGGAACATTGTTATTTCCGCCTAACGAAAAAACATTGCAGACATTACCACCATTGAAGCGAGTAGAATTCACCATCGATGGGGAAAAAGACCTTGTTTTTTCAGGATTAGGTTGGGTAACCGTTCACGCCGATCAAATTCACGTTGCAGCTTACGTTCCAAAAGGAGTAGAAGTATTTGTTAGACCAACGTTAATCTAG
- a CDS encoding YqeG family HAD IIIA-type phosphatase, producing MLIKFLPNDYAKSVFEINLAHLKKEGIRGIITDLDNTLVPWDEPNANDTVIRWIEEIKQHGMQVIIASNNREERVKQFCSPLEIPYIHRAKKPLQGVYKKALKRMELRKEEVVVIGDQLMTDILGANAFGLRTILVVPVAVTDGLATKFNRMMEKRVLQIMKRKGMIYWEE from the coding sequence TTGTTAATAAAATTTTTACCAAATGATTATGCGAAAAGTGTTTTTGAAATTAATTTAGCCCATTTAAAAAAAGAAGGAATTCGAGGAATTATTACCGATTTAGATAACACGTTAGTGCCTTGGGACGAACCAAATGCAAATGATACAGTGATTCGTTGGATAGAAGAAATAAAACAACATGGTATGCAAGTGATTATTGCATCAAATAATAGAGAAGAACGAGTAAAACAATTTTGCTCACCTTTAGAAATTCCGTATATTCATCGTGCAAAAAAGCCACTTCAAGGTGTATATAAAAAAGCATTAAAACGAATGGAATTAAGGAAAGAGGAAGTGGTCGTTATTGGAGATCAATTGATGACTGATATCCTTGGTGCGAATGCGTTCGGTTTACGAACTATTTTAGTCGTACCAGTAGCTGTAACAGATGGATTAGCAACAAAGTTTAACCGAATGATGGAAAAGCGTGTGCTGCAAATAATGAAACGAAAAGGCATGATATATTGGGAGGAATGA
- the sda gene encoding sporulation histidine kinase inhibitor Sda, with the protein MYQLSDDLLIESYIRAIHLHLSDEFIEMIVREIERRNIEFTTFFSCL; encoded by the coding sequence ATGTACCAGTTGTCGGATGATCTTTTAATCGAGTCGTACATACGAGCGATTCACTTGCATCTTTCTGATGAATTTATTGAAATGATTGTACGTGAAATTGAACGAAGAAATATAGAATTTACAACTTTTTTTTCATGCCTATAG